In Castanea sativa cultivar Marrone di Chiusa Pesio chromosome 6, ASM4071231v1, a single window of DNA contains:
- the LOC142639394 gene encoding uncharacterized protein LOC142639394, with protein sequence MNARYVARRGRARNQQDSVTIEHHYRVNIFHAAIDSQLQELNHRFNEDAMELLRLSLALEPREALKSFRSSDFCLLVKNFYPQDFTDYEKQVLEKEFYHFEYNVVQDPEFKKLKSLSELSQWLVRTRNSEHYKLVYRMVRLVLTLSVFTATTERAFSAMKVVKTNLRNKMENDFLTDSLMLYIEKDIASTFSLDSIVDDFEDLKERRVPFS encoded by the coding sequence ATGAATGCTCGTTATGTTGCGAGGCGAGGTCGAGCTCGTAATCAACAAGATAGCGTTACAATTGAGCATCATTATCGAgtaaatatttttcatgctgCAATAGATTCTCAACTACAGGAACTAAATCATCGGTTTAATGAAGATGCAATGGAGTTACTTAGGCTTAGCTTAGCTTTAGAACCTCGAGAGGCATTAAAATCTTTCAGAAGtagtgatttttgtttgttggtaAAGAATTTCTATCCACAAGATTTCACAGATTATGAAAAACAAGTGTTGGAGaaggagttttatcattttgagTATAATGTAGTCCAAGATCCagagttcaaaaaattgaaaagtttatcTGAGTTGTCTCAATGGTTAGTGAGAACTAGAAATTCAGAACACTACAAACTTGTTTATAGAATGGTGAGACTTGTGCTTACTCTTTCAGTTTTTACTGCTACTACAGAGCGAGCATTTTCAGCTATGAAAGTTGTCAAAACTAACCTTCGaaacaaaatggaaaatgattttttgacgGACTCTTTGATGTTATACATTGAAAAGGATATAGCTTCGACATTTAGTTTGGATTCAATCGtagatgattttgaagatttgaaagagCGTCGAGTTCCCTTTTCATAG
- the LOC142639395 gene encoding uncharacterized protein LOC142639395: MVDEARDEFMKEQMTVVFRYVDAEGQGYDEASNMRDMWNGLQALILNDCPYAYYIHCFAHRLQLALVKASKQVVPISGFFLTLLFLIKIVNVSCKRNEQLQVASANEIARLIDVEELETGIGLNQIDILQQLVETRWSSHFRSVSSLLRMFTPTLEVLHNIIDDAILGEHPAEAELAYESLTSFEFVFILHLEKETMEITDILCQDLQSQSQDILNAMHLVSSTKALIQKFRDDG, encoded by the exons ATGGTTGATGAAGCTCGTGATGAGTTCATGAAAGAGCAAATGACTGTGGTTTTTAGATATGTTGATGCAGAAG GGCAAGGGTATGATGAAGCAAGCAACATGCGAGATATGTGGAATGGATTAcaagctttgattttgaatgattGCCCATACGCTTACTACATTCATTGTTTTGCACATCGCTTACAATTGGCATTAGTAAAAGCATCAAAACAAGTTGTCCCCATTAGTGGGTTTTTTCTTACATTGCTTTTTCTGATCAAAATTGTTAATGTTTCATGCAAGCGTAATGAGCAATTGCAAGTTGCCAGTGCTAATGAAATAGCACGTTTGATTGATGTTGAGGAACTTGAGACTGGAATTGGACTTAATCAAATTGACATTTTACAACAACTTGTAGAAACACGTTGGAGTTCACATTTTAGATCAGTTTCTAGCTTATTAAGGATGTTTACTCCAACTCTTGAAGTTTTACATAATATAATTGATGATGCAATTCTTGGAGAACATCCGGCAGAAGCAGAGTTAGCTTACGAGAGTTTAACTTCATTTGAATTTGTCTTCATCTTGCATCTTGAGAAAGAAACTATGGAGATTACTGATATACTTTGTCAAGATTTGCAAAGCCAATCTCAAGACATTTTAAATGCCATGCATTTAGTTTCATCTACTAAAGCACTTATCCAAAAATTTAGAGATGATGGATAG
- the LOC142639396 gene encoding uncharacterized protein LOC142639396 — MATTTSRDTAAVPTHADAGTPSSCQPSLAVTAAGCLRLEPSHFTNHRVDLDSLDYDPGTRKQIWEYHVNQHDEIRRAYITKGPHQPPLKKNKKSGMHNRSFQASWFEYNKSWLEYSPTTDMAYCLPCFVFHSPNGVVGQNKFTVGGFRNWKKVGGKDCYLQGHIGKDPNSAHRVAEQMCKDLMNQSQHLQRVVNHFTTEQIANNRLQLKASIFIVRYLAFQAIAFRG; from the exons ATGGCAACGACGACGTCGCGAGACACTGCCGCAGTACCCACCCACGCCGACGCCGGCACGCCATCATCATGCCAACCCTCCTTAGCTGTCACCGCCGCCGGTTGCTTGAGGCTTGAGCCTTCACACTTCACAAATCACAG AGTTGATCTTGATTCTTTGGATTATGATCCCGGAACACGCAAACAAATATGGGAATATCATGTTAATCAACATGATGAAATTCGACGGGCTTACATTACAAAAGGTCCACACCAACCTcctttaaagaaaaacaaaaaaagtggaATGCACAATCGTAgctttcaagcttcttggtttgAATATAATAAATCATGGCTTGAATATTCTCCTACAACAGATATGGCTTATTGTCTACCTTGCTTTGTCTTTCATAGTCCAAATGGAGTTGTGGGACAAAATAAATTCACTGTCGGTGGATTTAGAAATTGGAAAAAAGTTGGGGGCAAAGATTGTTATCTTCAAGGTCATATAGGAAAAGATCCTAATTCAGCTCATAGAGTTGCTGAGCAAATGTGTAAGGATTTGATGAACCAATCACAGCATTTACAAAGAGTAGTTAATCATTTCACTACTGAACAAATTGCAAATAATCGGTTGCAACTAAAAGCCTCAATTTTTATTGTCCGATATCTTGCCTTTCAAGCTATAGCTTTTAGAGGTTGA